The following coding sequences lie in one Metopolophium dirhodum isolate CAU chromosome 5, ASM1992520v1, whole genome shotgun sequence genomic window:
- the LOC132945199 gene encoding M-phase inducer phosphatase 3-like gives MLQKMINSPVEKENTTMCMDTMVSKSILSPSQSSPTFFVHSLNTRGRHPLADHDLNSRDTGSFKVLSEDSRSLTRFEPRTVIEKKNSSLNVSRSESIDCYKGIPEIDDQFPEKVNSPSILSQDSLHNGDIFASHLPIIKPIVRRRNSKYDSDTPRKVDLVFGEINNTDGVVKKRKLFNEFECPSEKSIVSKVLKPKVDISMSFDSPTLDTGNTSLIAPVSHKKTTFFDYGFCKNSVSKLQSSFSTNEATIKAAFEKKDKESNLIGDFSQSFILPLLSLGRHADLHSISPDTLAHLLEGTFNGCIDSYLIIDCRYPYEYEGGHIRGAINIFTKEQLIKDYTEDKLGKKSNKTDKINVKRNVLIFHCEFSSERGPSLSRYLRNADRENNSMCYPYLDYPEMYLLDGGYCKFYSQHSRLCVPSSYRSMFDPAHTSELRKFRSKSKTRACHNEATPRLAGKNTLRRLAFN, from the exons ATGCttcaaaaaatgataaatagtcCAGTTGAAAAAGAAAACACAACTATGTGTATGGATACAATGGTTtctaaatcaattttatcacCATCCCAATCAAGTCcaact TTTTTTGTGCACAGTCTTAATACAAGAGGTCGTCACCCATTGGCAGATCATGATCTTAATTCAAGAGATACTGGTTCTTTTAAGGTGCTCTCTGAAGATTCCCGGTCATTAACCAG ATTTGAACCCAGAACTGtaattgaaaagaaaaattcatcattaaatgtTTCTCGGTCAGAATCAATTGATTGTTACAAAGGAATCCCAGAAATAGATGATCAATTTCCAGAAAAAGTTAATTCTCCATCaatattg TCCCAAGATTCACTTCACAATGGAGATATTTTTGCCTCACATTTGCCAATAATTAAACCTATTGTCAGACGAAGAAATTCTAAATATGATTCAGATACACCTCGAAAAGtt GATTTAGTTTTTggagaaattaataatactgaTGGTGTTGTGaaaaaacgtaaattatttaatgaatttgagtGTCCTTCTGAGAAATCAATTGTATCCAAAGTGTTAAAGCCTAAAGTAGATATTTCAATGTCATTTGATTCTCCAACATTAGACACTGGAAATACTTCTTTAATTGCTCCTGTATCGCACAAGAAAACTACATTCTTTGACTATGGATTTTGCAAAAATAGTGTTTCCAAGCTTCAAAGTTCATTTTCAACTAATGAAGCCACTATAAAAGCTGCATTTGAGAAAA AGGATAAGGAATCAAATTTAATTGGTGACTTCAGTCAATCATTTATATTGCCTTTGTTATCACTTGGTCGTCATGCAGATCTCCATAGTATATCTCCTGATACATTAGCTCATTTATTGGAGGGCACATTCAATGGTTGTATCGATTCCTATCTGATAATAGATTGcag atatCCCTATGAATATGAAGGTGGTCATATAAGAGGAGCAATCAACATATTTACTAAAGAGCAACTAATTAAAGATTATACTGAAGACAAGTTGggtaaaaaatctaataaaactgataaaattaatgtgaagagaaatgttttgatatttcacTGTGAATTTTCATCGGAGAGAGGCCCAAGTCT GTCGCGATATCTGCGTAACGCAGATAGGGAAAATAACAGTATGTGCTATCCTTACTTGGACTATCCAGAAATGTATTTGCTTGATGGTGGGTACTGTAAATTTTACAGTCAACACAGTCGTTTGTGTGTGCCGTCTAGCTATCGGTCAATGTTTGATCCTGCCCACACCTCAGAACTTAGAAAGTTCAGGTCCAAATCAAAAACACGGGCTTGTCACAATGAGGCAACGCCAAGATTAGCAGGCAAAAACACACTCAGACGATTGGCTTTTAATTAA